TATCAGATGAGTATGGTGGAACTGCCGGAATTGTTACAGTAGAAGATATTCTTGAAGAAATCGTGGGAGAAATTAGAGATGAATTTGATTTGGACGAGCTTCCACTTATTCAGAAAAAAGGCGAAGATGACTTTATTCTCGACGGTAAAGTATTGATTAGTGAGGTAAATGACCTTTTAGGAACCACCTTAGAAGAAGAAGAGGTTGATACGATAGGAGGCTGGTTCTTAACTCAAAAGTTCGATGTACATGAAGGAGATACCATTGAAGTTGATGATTTTGTTTTTCGAATTAAAGAAATTGAAGGTCATCATATACTATATATAGAAGTAAAAAAGACACCAACGTCTCCTTCATCATAGGAGGCGTTTTCATTTTAATTATTTTTATTTACCTTGATTTATTTATTCATAATTATATTGCATTACCATAAAATGTTGATAATAACTGCTTACTAACCAGAACGTTTGACTGTATAGTTTAAATTCTTTATAATTATTATAATTTTAATTATGTTGAGGTGGTATGATGGGGCTGTCTATCGTATTGGTGAAATAGCTGAAATAGCTCATGTGTCAAAAAGAACAATTGACTATTACACGTCTATTGGCTTATTAAAAGCAGAACGATCAAAGTCAAATTACCGTATTTATTCGGATGAATCATTAGAGGATTTAAAATTTATAGAAGAATGCAAGAATCTGCACTATCCATTAGATGAGATTAGAAGAAAGCTAGAAATGAGAAAAGCAAAAAATATTCGTGAAACAGAAGTGGATCAACATGTTAGTGCTGTTACACAGCAGATGAAGCAGCTACACAGTGATTTATTTGATCTCATTCCAGTCCTTGATAATTTGGATGAACATCAAAAAGAATCATTGGTGAGCAATTTGAGTCTGCTAAGAAACGCACTTAAAACATCCCTTATGAAAGTAACGAGCTAATTTTTTCAAAAAACTGGGAGGTGACTCCTTACTCGTGTAACAACGGGATAAGGGAACTTATTTGGACATATTTAA
The window above is part of the Bacillus sp. SORGH_AS_0510 genome. Proteins encoded here:
- a CDS encoding MerR family transcriptional regulator, yielding MLRWYDGAVYRIGEIAEIAHVSKRTIDYYTSIGLLKAERSKSNYRIYSDESLEDLKFIEECKNLHYPLDEIRRKLEMRKAKNIRETEVDQHVSAVTQQMKQLHSDLFDLIPVLDNLDEHQKESLVSNLSLLRNALKTSLMKVTS